The genomic segment TCTGCCCATGCCTTTATACTCACTCCATCTGCTGCTTATTTGTACCATAGGAAATGCATTTCCTCCACCTTAACTAACCCAGACTGGAGCACACAGGCGGCTGGGGGCAGTCTGGAAGCAGGTGGGCAAACCTGCCCCACAAAAGGGCACTCAGCAgccctgcccaggagagggcagagATCAGAATGCATGCGCCCGAGAGGAAAGAAGGCAATGCCAGCCCTACACTTCCAGAACAGGCAGTTGCTTGGGGGTGGCTCTTATCCAGGCATGGACACTCCAGCTAGGCAATTTTTCTGCCAGTAGCTGCTGAGGCTGAGAAAGCTGCTTGCAGGAGCTCTGTCCTGCTAAGGGGCTTTTCTGATGGGCTGAAGGAGGTTCCTTCTTTCAGCGACACCCTCTCCAAACCCTCAAGTTCTCTCCCAAAGTGCCTCCACAGTTCATTTGCTCTGCAGGCCACTCCCCCACGCCTTAACCCCAACTTCCTCCTCTTCTCAAAAGGGGAAAAAGCACTGGGCTCtgagcctcccccccgcccagctcgTTAATTACACGATTACCATAAGAGCTTCCCAGAAAGCAGAAGATTGGCTTGACAGCattaagggcccgatcctgcaagctgctcagGGTCTCCTGCGAGGTGTTGAACTCCAACGCAAACCAGAGTGAGTTGCGGGTGCTCAACACCCAGCAGGAGAGACTCAGCGCcggacaggatcaggccctaaaagcgCTTTGTTGAGTCACCAGATCCAGCTTTTTGGTGACCTTAGagccaccttccctcccccccgccccctccactcaTGTCAACACATTAACCCTGCCCGTCTTACCACTTAACCCTGCTGGCTGGGCCCCAGGCTCTAAAAGCCATTTCTCGTCCCTCCGCTCTGTCATTAGTGCTCAGAGCCTCAGCCTCCAGGTGGCTGGCTTTTGTTCCTCCGCTTCAGCTGCCTGGCAGGTGGGGTTGGTTTGTGTGACCTGTCCCATGCCAGAGCCACATTGGGGCGGCGATTTGCATTGGGGCGGCGATTACCTCTGAGAACCCGAGCGCGTTTGCACTGAGAGGCTGGGTGGTTGTGCAGGCTCATGCAGGGCACGGCATGCATATATAGCAAGGGAGAGAGGTTGCCTAATCCAGTATGTGCTTGGCAGGTATTTTTGGCCGGTTGGCTGATCCCGCTGGAGAAGATTTACTGAAATAGCCACTCGCTGACGACACCGGTGGCCAAACGGAGGAGAAGTTTACGGAGGACGCCAGCAATAAAGGAGGAGGATGTCCGTGATCAGCGCCTTGCCTTTCCTGAAGCCCATTCACCTGAGGCCTCTGCGGAGCTCGCCTGGACGCCAACGCCGCCACACGCTTCCCGCCAGTGAGTTCCGGTGCCTCACTCCCGAGGATGCAATCAGCGTGTTTGAGATTGAGAGAGAAGGTAagagccctccttccccactagcCATCTGCCTCAGTCCTGCTCGATCAAAGAAACCACAGTACTGCCCCAGCCCTTAATTTAGAAATGCACCCAGCGCTGGCGTGCAAGTGGAAATGTCCCTCTTTCTGCAGGGGACCAGGGCTGAGCACCCCAGGTAGGAACAGCTGAGAGTCGTTATGGCATCTGTCTTGGAAGCTGGggcccaaagtgctttacagagctAACCAAGTAGCAATGGAGAGACAAATGGAAAGAGAGAATGAGTGACCCATTTACCTCTCACCCAGCGTCTTCAGGGTCAGATCTGTTACAAGCCCCAGTCAATCTGTTTTGTGAGGGTATTTGAAAACTCACCTTCCCCCGATAAAGCCAGGCAGCACTCCCCACTCTTCCTACAAGAATAGGGAGAATCAGAGGTGGAGGCAGCTTTAAGTGTGCTGGAAGTCTGGTGTTATAGGGTGGAACCCATTTAAGGGCCTGTTCCtggtcccattggagtcaatagcaAAATGCCTAGACTCCACAGAGCCATGCTGAAGTCACATTTATTCACATACCAGCACTACTCTCCAGAgaggctccctgcagccaggaatGCAGCGTACACCTTGGGGTACATTAGAAAGCACTTGGCCCTCTTATCCTGGCCAGATTCCACTGGGAACAAATAACCCTTTTCCTCCAGGTGGGGTGTTCCCTCCTTGCTGTGTGCTTCAGACACTGAACACTGAAGCCAGCTGGGATTCAAACAGATTAGTCAGAATCAATTTTTCAGTCTTCAAACCTGAGAGTTACAGATCAAGTGCTCATTGGAGCCAAGAGCATTTGTAGCTAGCCTAGttcttctcatgagatttctcTGGGTCTGCAAGACCTGCAAACCATGAGCCGCATCACCACTCGGATCTGGGCTGAGTCTGGCCCTATGTTCCCTCTTGTGATAAATTTTGAAGGAAATGCCAGCAAACTTGCTAGAGAAAGGGGAGTAATTTCCGTGCAACAGTCAGCAATGGCCAATGGCAAGAGACATCCTAGCATAAGCCTGTAATGTTCCACCAATGAGAACTTGCCACCTGCTGTAAAAAAGGGAGGGATTTCCACTAGTGACAACAAGATCAGATTCTCCATCATGTCATTTACACCTGCGCAAAGGGAGAGCAAAATGGATATAAATACTTCCATTCTGATCTCTTGtgcccaggtgtaaatgaccGCACGAGATACAGGGCAATGGAAAACCAGACTGGAAATCAAAGCTGGGAggagcccagagcagagggagacaACTACCACAGTTCTTACCGGAAGGCAATATATACTTCCCATGTTCTCAAACCCTAAACACAAAGGCTCAGATCCAGATACTGAGGTGCCTAAACTtaagacttaggcacctaaatcccagttttggctccactgtgagGCACAAAATTCCCTAAATTCACTCAGGGCCTATGTTTTCAGAgcaaaagttccctaggcacctgtGTCTCTGCCTCtaagcatgtgcactgctgccttcctccAGGCAtgtcccacctaagccccagagcaattcatgaaccaggggaagacaggcattcAGTGCCCAATCCGGCAGGCATGCTCAGAGGTTGCCTCCCAGATCTgatcccattcaaaatccagctggAGGAGATGATGGTGCTGCCCACTGTATAACTGGACGGCAGAATCATTCTCTCAGtcttgggccagagagagagagagagagagaatgattctgTAGCGCAGCGGTTAGAGCGCTCCGAGAGGTGGGAGACCTCCAGCTGTTTGGTATGGGGCAAGGCAGGTGCCCTGTTGCTGTTCAGGGATCGccagcagagataggcacctaccTCGGGGCTGCAGAGCACCTGTGTCCGAGAGGAGAGGGGCTTAGCGCACACTCCTCTCATCAGAATCACCCGTTGACTACCTTAGGCAGCTCCGCTCGGAGCATGCTGGCTTTTTGGATCCCAGTctagggagcctgtctctccctgtTCATTATCTCGGGAATCTCGGTGCCTAACTCGACTGTGTGGATTGCTGGGTGTGCCTGTGATTTTTCGAggcgcctaaaagttaggtgctgggAGGTTCAGTGTTGCAACATCTAAGTCCCTTTATAGATCCCACCCAAACTACTTTTACTGCTAACCAGCTTTCCCTTTTATTGATCATTTCCCAAGCTGGAGAGAGAATCATAAAATTTCAAGACCAGTGTTTTCCAAATCAGTTAGCAGGAACTTTGAAACTATATAAATATCTGTGACTGGTTTTAAATGGAGCGCTAAATGCTGTAAGAATGACCCAGAAAACCCACAGGGCGAGCACAGCGAACAAGTGAGCCTTAAAGCAGTGGCCAGGATCAGAGATATCCTGATCAGAGAACAGAGCAGGCACAGGTTCCTAGAACAGCTCTCCTGCTCGGGAGAGCCGAGGGCTTCGCTTCCTCATGTGCGAAGTGCCCAACTCCTAAAAGGCAGTAACTTACAGAACATGTATGGGTGAGAAGGGGAATCCCCGTCCTTTCTGGCTTCTCCTCCTGGAAGGAGAGATTGACTtgagccacaaagttcagatctggattcaaacTTCCCCAGAGTCTGCGAGTACCTGGTTCAAACCCCTCATGTTTGTTAAGCTCCAATTCCCAGCCCATCATCAATTAGCCTGAGGTTCTCCCAGCCTAGGGTGCAGTGTAGCTCCGAGAGGCTGTTCCCTCTTGACATtgccttgtttttatttttctctagCATTTATTTCTGTTTCGGGCGACTGCCCCCTTCACCTGGATGAGATCCGCCACTTTCTGAACCTGTGCCCTGAGCTGTCACTTGGCTGGTTTGAAGAAGGCCGGCTGGTGGCTTTCATTATAGGGTCCCTTTGGGACCAGGAAAAACTCAGCCAGGTAAGAACCAGCTCCTGTTACTGCATCTTGTCTCTGTTTCCTTTCCATGCTCGGGATGGAGAGAACGACAGACCTTTGAGACAAGAGGGTGGAGTCCAACGTGCATAGGCATCACTGTAGCTATTGGAGATTACTCCAAGGGAGCATGTGACCTGGGTGCTGAGCTGAGCCCCCaagtgcagggaaggagagcgggggctgctccaggcacctaattagttcAGTTTGTAAGACacccattttatatttatttcaaaggggcaggggaggctccATTCTTTAGTCCCCTCCAGCTTTGCAGCCACAGTTCAGCCCTATCTGCCAAAAGGGCTTTTCCATTTCAGAGACATCCACAACTCTTGGGGCAACAGGGCTTTGGTTAAGTGCCACCTTACGGATTAGAAACGGAGAGGTAAAAAATTCCCCATCGGCACCTGTCATTCACGTTCACAGTGTGGCTTCTATTGAAAGCCCAAAACTCAACACACTGTTACTTCCATCAAATGATTAACTGCAATACAAACAGGGCTGTTCTCTTAGGGACAAATATACTTCCTGCTGATTCAGCTTCTCtcttctgcaaagcactttacaaactaatCCATTTCTACAAGCAACCTAGAGTGAGTTCACTCCTGGAGAGAGATCTCTTGCAGTATTAATTGCTACAggataaaaataagtaaaaactGAGTTATTGCTTTGGTATTAACAcgtgtttaatattaaaaaaaactctttGCAATGATAAGTAATTAAAACCGAAAAGGGCCCTGTAAGCCTTTGCAGGGGAAGGAGCGCCCTGTAATCAGTTAGAGCAGGAAACTAGGAGGCTGGACTCCTGGGGTGTGTGCCTGGCTCCGTCACTGCCTCTCTGGCACCCTGGGCAAGTCAggtaggacctgattttcaggaagGGCTCAGCATCCACAGCTCCAATTACAGTCATTTGGAGATTGGGGAGGTGGGGACTAGGAGCTCAACACCTCTGAACAATCAGCTCTtaactgttctgtgcctcagtttccccctctgaaaTGG from the Chelonia mydas isolate rCheMyd1 chromosome 14, rCheMyd1.pri.v2, whole genome shotgun sequence genome contains:
- the AANAT gene encoding serotonin N-acetyltransferase, yielding MSVISALPFLKPIHLRPLRSSPGRQRRHTLPASEFRCLTPEDAISVFEIEREAFISVSGDCPLHLDEIRHFLNLCPELSLGWFEEGRLVAFIIGSLWDQEKLSQEALTLHRPGGTTVHIHALAVHRTFRQQGKGSILMWRYLQYLRGLPCVRRAVLMCEDFLVPFYRKCGFKVQGPCAVTVGSLVFVEMQYPVCGHAFMRRNSGC